Proteins co-encoded in one Setaria viridis chromosome 9, Setaria_viridis_v4.0, whole genome shotgun sequence genomic window:
- the LOC117838001 gene encoding exocyst complex component SEC15A, with translation MTAQTKKRGAAENGDGGIGLGLAAFIANNEDLGPIVRHAFESGKPEALLHSLRNIVKMKEVEIEEICRLHYEEFILAVDELRGVLVDADELKGTLSDENLRLQEVASALLLKLDKLLELYSVNRSVGEALATLKICLQVTSLCKICNRDIAEAKLHSALKTLELIEKEYMQNIPLKLLKKVIQKQIPIVKLYIEKKVCGEFNEWLVYIRRIGKEIGHAAIGQVNLARQKDEGMCARQREAEECSRVGFNEHAYILDVENMDEEAMLEFDLAPVYRAYHIHIGLGLGEKFREYYFNNRLMQLNSDLQISTSQPFVESHQPFLAQIAGFFIIEDRVLRTADGLLSESQVETMWETAISKVTSILEQQLSLMDTANHLLNVKGYISLLGTTMKKYGYQATSLVEILGKNRDKYLELLISDCRKQIKNVLSKDSYEQMVIKKENEYDMNVAALQLEPIDVVPDLPYVAPFSSSVPTACRIVRAFIEDLVRYLSYGSSMNFYDVVKSYLDKFLIEVLNEGFLNLIHGGSLEFQQMVQIAGNIAVFERSCDMFLCHAAQLCGVPRRILEKPHSGLTAKAVLKATQNAAYNGLITLVNSKVDEFMLQLTSINWTVEEAPEHANDYMNEVVIYLHEVVSSGQQIVPRDALYKVVSGALSHIADSIITVLLSDRVKRFNANAAAGIDIDLKMLEGFADDTYHSTGLSELRKETSFKDCLVEIRQLINLLLSNQPESFMNPVTREKNYGSLDHKKVAIICDKFKDAPDSLFGSLSSRATVQSARKKSLDVLKRRLKDFS, from the coding sequence ATGACTGCTCAGACAAAGAAGAGGGGTGCTGCGGAAAATGGGGATGGTGGTATTGGTTTGGGCCTTGCAGCCTTCATCGCGAACAATGAGGATTTGGGTCCCATTGTGCGGCATGCTTTTGAATCCGGGAAGCCTGAAGCTCTCTTGCACAGCCTCAGGAACATCGTGAAGATGAAGGAGGTTGAGATTGAAGAGATTTGTAGACTTCACTATGAGGAATTCATACTTGCTGTCGACGAACTCCGTGGTGTGCTGGTTGATGCTGATGAGCTTAAGGGAACATTGTCTGATGAGAACCTGCGACTGCAAGAGGTTGCTAGTGCCTTGCTGCTGAAGCTTGACAAGCTTCTTGAGTTGTATTCAGTAAATAGGAGTGTTGGGGAGGCCCTAGCGACATTGAAGATCTGTCTTCAAGTCACTAGTCTGTGCAAGATATGCAACAGGGACATTGCAGAAGCCAAGTTACATTCTGCATTGAAAACTTTGGAGTTGATTGAGAAGGAATACATGCAAAATATTCCTCTGAAACTTCTGAAAAAGGTTATTCAGAAACAAATTCCTATTGTAAAGCTGTACATCGAGAAGAAAGTTTGTGGTGAGTTCAATGAGTGGCTTGTATACATCAGAAGGATAGGAAAGGAGATTGGGCATGCTGCAATAGGCCAGGTCAACCTGGCTCGTCAGAAAGATGAGGGGATGTGTGCCCGACAGAGGGAAGCAGAGGAATGTAGCCGTGTTGGGTTCAATGAGCATGCTTACATCTTGGATGTGGAGAACATGGATGAGGAAGCAATGCTAGAATTTGATCTTGCACCAGTGTACAGAGCATACCATATCCACATTGGCCTTGGTCTTGGGGAAAAGTTTCGAGAATATTACTTTAACAATAGGCTCATGCAACTCAATTCGGACTTGCAGATTTCTACATCGCAGCCCTTTGTTGAGTCCCATCAACCTTTCCTTGCTCAGATAGCTGGTTTTTTCATTATTGAGGACCGTGTCCTTCGAACTGCAGATGGGCTTCTATCTGAGAGTCAGGTGGAGACAATGTGGGAAACAGCTATATCTAAGGTCACATCGATCTTAGAGCAACAGTTATCTCTCATGGATACTGCCAACCACCTCCTCAATGTCAAAGGTTATATCAGTCTTTTGGGTACCACCATGAAGAAATATGGATACCAAGCTACATCGTTGGTTGAAATTCTTGGCAAAAATAGGGACAAGTATCTTGAGCTGCTTATCTCTGATTGCCGTAAGCAGATAAAGAATGTCTTGTCTAAAGACTCATATGAGCAGATGGTTataaagaaggaaaatgaataTGACATGAATGTTGCAGCACTTCAACTTGAACCCATTGATGTAGTACCAGATTTGCCATATGTGGCTCCGTTTTCCTCTTCTGTTCCCACTGCTTGCCGTATTGTGCGTGCTTTCATCGAGGACTTGGTCAGATACTTGTCATATGGTAGCAGCATGAACTTCTATGATGTGGTGAAGAGTTACTTAGACAAGTTCTTAATTGAGGTATTAAATGAGGGTTTTCTGAACCTTATACATGGTGGCTCCCTGGAATTTCAACAAATGGTGCAGATTGCAGGAAATATTGCAGTTTTTGAGCGGTCCTGTGATATGTTCCTTTGCCATGCTGCTCAACTTTGTGGTGTTCCTAGGCGTATTCTTGAGAAGCCCCATTCTGGTTTGACTGCTAAAGCTGTGCTCAAAGCCACCCAGAATGCAGCATACAATGGATTAATTACTTTGGTCAATTCCAAGGTTGATGAGTTTATGTTGCAGTTGACTAGCATCAATTGGACTGTGGAGGAAGCTCCAGAACACGCAAATGACTACATGAATGAAGTCGTTATCTATCTTCATGAGGTGGTATCTTCTGGGCAGCAGATTGTACCAAGGGATGCCCTGTACAAGGTTGTCTCCGGTGCACTAAGCCACATTGCAGACTCTATAATAACAGTACTTCTTAGTGACAGAGTCAAAAGGTTCAATGCAAATGCCGCAGCTGGTATTGACATTGACCTGAAAATGTTGGAGGGCTTTGCAGATGACACATATCACAGCACTGGGTTGTCAGAACTGAGAAAAGAAACAAGTTTCAAAGATTGCCTAGTGGAAATAAGGCAGCTGATCAATCTTCTTCTCAGCAACCAGCCTGAGAGCTTCATGAACCCTGTAACCAGGGAGAAGAATTATGGATCCTTGGACCACAAGAAGGTGGCAATCATTTGTGACAAGTTCAAGGATGCGCCAGACAGCTTGTTTGGTAGCCTTTCAAGCCGAGCCACGGTGCAGAGCGCCCGGAAGAAGTCCTTGGATGTGCTGAAGAGAAGGTTAAAGGATTTTAGCTGA
- the LOC117838004 gene encoding GABA transporter 1 has protein sequence MSSPSRGGGGAPEDQGAGGEAGVERGGRGTWRHAAFHVATTIATPAAYAPLPFAVASLGWPLGVCSLVIGTLVTWCSSLAVASLWQWNGEKHTSYRLLAKSIFGPWGYWYVSSFQQVASVGNNIAIQIAAGSSLKAVYKHYYAADDRAMTLQQFILLFGAFELLLSQLPDIHSLRWVNAICTASTVGFAATTIGVTVHDGYRIDRKEVSYSLQGTTATKIFRAFNALGTIAFSFGDAMLPEIQSTVREPVRANMYRGVSAAYTIIVVSYWTLAFSGYWAFGSQVQSYILSSLTAPRWAIVMANLFAVIQIAGCFQIYCRPTFAHFEERVRAKNRSCRSCLWRLMYTSAYMAAITLVSAAMPFFGDFVSICGAVGFTPLDFVLPTLALMKTSKLPDNLGLRYAVKALSSAVAILFSIIGALACIGAVRSIAIDVKTYKFFHDM, from the exons ATGTCGTCACCGTcgagaggtggtggcggcgcaccGGAGGATCAGGGGGCGGGCGGTGAGGCCGGCGTGGAGCGGGGAGGGAGAGGCACGTGGCGCCACGCGGCGTTCCACGTCGCCACGACGAtcgccacgccggcggcctaCGCCCCCTTGCCCTTCGCCGTTGCCTCCCTTGGCTGGCCTCTTGGTGTTTGCAGCTTGGTTATCGGGACACTGGTTACATGGTGCTCAAGCTTGGCTGTGGCCTCGCTGTGGCAGTGGAATGGAGAGAAGCACACCAGCTACCGGCTCCTCGCAAAGAGCATCTTCG GTCCATGGGGCTACTGGTATGTGTCCTCCTTCCAGCAGGTGGCATCAGTGGGCAACAACATTGCAATCCAGATCGCAGCCGGCAGCAGCCTCAAGGCTGTGTACAAGCACTACTACGCCGCCGACGACCGCGCAATGACCCTGCAGCAGTTCATCCTTCTCTTCGGCGCATTCGAGCTGCTCCTCTCCCAGCTCCCTGACATCCATTCTTTACGGTGGGTCAATGCTATCTGCACTGCCAGCACCGTTGGATTTGCAGCGACAACCATTGGTGTCACAGTTCATGATG GGTATCGGATCGACAGAAAGGAAGTCAGTTACAGTCTTCAAGGAACCACTGCTACCAAGATCTTCAGAGCTTTCAACGCGTTGGGCACGATAGCATTCTCCTTTGGTGATGCCATGCTGCCAGAAATTCAG AGCACTGTGCGTGAACCGGTGAGGGCAAACATGTACAGAGGTGTCTCGGCTGCGTACACGATCATCGTCGTGTCCTACTGGACCCTGGCATTCAGTGGCTACTGGGCATTCGGTTCTCAAGTCCAGTCCTACATCCTGTCCTCCCTGACTGCTCCAAGATGGGCAATTGTAATGGCAAACCTTTTTGCAGTCATTCAGATTGCAGGTTGCTTTCAG ATATACTGCAGGCCAACGTTTGCGCACTTTGAAGAGCGGGTTCGGGCGAAGAACAGGAGCTGCAGATCCTGCCTGTGGCGGCTGATGTACACTTCTGCATACATGGCAGCGATCACCCTCGTCTCCGCAGCAATGCCATTCTTTGGGGACTTTGTATCAATCTGTGGAGCAGTTGGGTTCACCCCTCTGGACTTTGTGCTGCCAACATTGGCACTTATGAAGACTAGTAAGCTGCCTGATAACCTAGGATTGCGGTATGCTGTGAAGGCGCTCAGCTCTGCTGTCGCCATCTTGTTCTCCATCATAGGAGCACTTGCATGCATCGGCGCGGTCAGATCGATCGCAATTGATGTCAAGACCTACAAGTTCTTCCATGATATGTGA